ACTTCCTAAAAATCCATGAAATGAAACAACTCCACCTTTCAGATCTGCACCATCTAACGCAAGTTCAATTACTCCGCCACCACCAAAACAATATCCGATAGCACCAATTTGATTCACATCAACATTTGGATTAGATTTTAAAATCTCGATTGCTTTATAGATTTTTTTAAGGAGGATTTTTGGATCACCATTTGCGCTTGAAAGTTTTCCAGCTTCTACATGATCTTTCGCCAATATACCTTTTCCATAAACATCCATTACAAATGCAACATATCCCATATCAGCTAATTGTTTTGCTCTTTGTTTTGGGTAATCGTTTACACCCCACCATTCATGAATGACGAGGATTCCAGGTCGTTTGCCAGTGATTTTGGAATCCAATGCTAAATAACCTTCGTAAGTTTTACCATCCAACTTATATTCTAACGGAGTACCCGTTATTGTTGATTTGACTGGAAGTTCTGCTGTGGGCATCGAACTACATTGTAACACAAACAATGTTACTAAAATGGAAAGGAACAGCTTCATAAATCTCCTATAGGTAATTGAAAACATCTTGTGATCAAAAACCAACTTTTCCATTTTTAGATTAATTTTTAACATTTGAAAGTAGAAAATTTTATAAGAAACATAGGATATGAATTAAAAAATAGGCTCCCTTTATCCTCGAATTGACCTTTAAATGACTTTTTGTCGTTTGAAAACTTCAAAATCCTAAGTTTCCATTGTTCAGTTAAACCCCAATAAATATACCGATCAGTTCACTACCAAAAATTCAAGGTAAACCGTTCGGTTCACCTATTTTAATAAAATGATATTTTTTTGTTAGTTGGTTTTTTTTAATCGCAAGACAAAGCTTGCTTTTATCTTTTTATCCTGAGGACAAAAAATGATCCAAAACAATTACTTTCTCAGCAACGAAGACCTTAAAGAACATTTTTATGAATTAATCGATTGGAATGAAATTGTCCCTATCTATGAAAACCAATTCGCAGACGTAAAACTTTTTGAATCTACAAAGAATCCTAAACTCGAAATGGCACCTTCTTCTGTAGAAGAAGCAACTTCGTATTATGAAGAAATTTTAAAATCATGTGGTGAAATTAGTGGAATGTATGTTTCCCAAGTAGCTTCAACAGTCGATTCAAAAGGACTAAAATTTGAGAATGGTGAAGTATCCCATCCAAAAGAGATGGTTGATGTCATTCAAATGTATCATGATGCAGGACTAGGTCCAGCTGCTTTTAAACGAAAGTATGGTGGACTAGGAGTGCCAAGTATCATCAAAGCAATGATTGCTGAAATTATGTATCGTTCCGATAGTTCCATTACCATCGCAGTTGGAAGTATGGGTCTTGCTGCCATCTTAGAAGTTTGTGCAACGGAAGATATGAAGAACGAATGGATTCCAAAACTCATCTCTGGAAATTATACAGTCACAATGGGTTTATCAGAACCAGACTATGGATCTGACTTACCTAACATCACAACTAAAGCAACGAAAAAAGGAGAAGAATGGTTTTTGAATGGAACCAAACGATTCCAAACTGTTGCCTGCGGAATTAATGGAAGTCCAGGGATCACTCTTACATTAGCAAGGACTGGAACACAAGAGAGTGGTGCAAGAGGGTTATCATTTTTTATCGTTGAAAATAAAGAGTACCAAATACAAGGAATCGAAAAAAAATTAGGAATCAAAGCTTCTGCTACATGTGAAACTGTTTTTGAGAATAGCAAAGGTTATTTGGTAGGTAAAGAAGGATTTGGTCTCGTAAAATACGTAATGGGGATGTTAAATGGAGCAAGACTCAGTGTTTCATCCCAAGGGACAGGGATCGTCACTGCTGCATTTGAAGAAGCAATCAAATACGCTAAGGAAAGGAATCAATTCGGGAAACCGATTTATGAAATACCTGCTGTTCGTAGATTATTAGACCGAATGGAAAGAGAACTGGCAGGAATGCGTTGTCTCATGGTAGAGGCTGCTTATTCTGTAGATAAATATTATTGGTATGAAGATGGAAGAGAAGTTTCGTCTGAAGAAAGTAAAACTGCAAAATTTTGGGAAAAAGTTGCCAATACTTTAACACCTATTTCCAAATATTACAATTCGGAAATGTGTAACGATTTAGTTTACGATGGATTACAAGTATTAGGTGGAGCTGGTTACACCGAAGATTATGATTTATCTCGTTTGTACCGTGATGCAAGGATTACAAATATCTATGACGGTACAACACAAATCCAAGTAAATGCTGCAATTGGAGGAGTTATTTCTGGAATGAGCGAAACTGGCACTTTCCGAGCATATCTCGACCATTTGTCAAAAGGATCTGAAGGGAATCAATCCCTGAAAGAAATTAGGAATGTTTTTGAATCAGTTGTGGATACCTTTAAATCAATCAAAGAACAAAATATAAAGGAAGCATTTAGTTTTGAAGTCGTTGAATCGGCAGCAAGAGTTGTTATCGGATATCTAATGGAACGAAGTAAAAACAAATCAATATCTAGAAAAGAACTTCGAACTAAGTGGTGTAAAGATTTTCATAACGATAGTTTCGCGATACTTTCAGCCAACTTAATCAAATTAAAGAAAACATAAAAAAAAGGGTCCTCTGATTAGAGGACCCACGAGAAAGGAAAGGAAAAGTCTTCCTCCATTGCGACCTGGGGGAAGACTTAAGAGTTCAGATTAAGTGAGTGTGACTGTTTTTTCTTCTGTCGAAAGGGAAACTTGGAAACTTGGTTGGCTTATCACCATTGTTGGTTCTAAAAACTTCTTACGTTTTCCCATAAACTTTGTTGCAATATGATCTGGGAAGGAATAAGCGATGATCCTTTTCCAAACTGATCCAAATTGTTTTAAAAAACTTCCTGTATTATAATGTTGGCCATACTTTGCACAAATTTCTTTTAATCGAGGTGCTACTTCTCGGTATCGTTTTGCAGGCATATCAGGAAACATATGATGTTCAATTTGATGGCTAAGGTGACCAGTCATTGTATAAAACAAATTGTTGCCATCCAAGTTAGAGGAACCTTTGAGTTGTCTTAAATACCATTGAGCTTTTGTTTCACCAACAATTTCATCGGTTGTGAAAGACTCAGCATTTTCCGTAAAATGACCACAAAAAATTACAGCATACGTCCAAAGGTTTCGGATTAAATTAGCGATTAAATTTCCAAGGATCACTTTGGGGAAATTCAAAAGTGCAAGAGCAGGGAAAAGAACATAGTCTTTTAGAATCTGCGATTCAATCTTTTTAAAAAACAATGCTTTGTAATCTTTAAGAGTTTTTTTCTTTCTAAGTTTTTTTGGAGTTTCCAAGTATTCAACACGGTATCCATGAGCTCCAATACCCCACTGGAAGTTCATTGCCAAAAACATATTGGTAAATGGTTGTGTTAGGTGAACTGGTTTCCATTTTTGAGCTTCTGTTAATCGAGTAAAATTATACCCATAATCATGATCTTTGTTAAGAACATTGGTATATGTATGGTGCATATAGTTGTGGTAAAATTTCCATTGGTGGGCATTACAAACGATATCCCATTCAAACGTTCTGGAATTAAATCTTGGATCATTCATCCAATCGTATTGGCCATGTAATACATTATGACCTAGTTCCATATTGTTAATGATTTTAGAAATGGATAACAACAATGTTCCAGCAACAAAGGAAATTGGTTCAAAACTAAAGTGTATTAGTCCTCTTCCCAAAAATTCTGTGTATCGGTAGGTTTTGTAAATGGAACGAATATGATCCGCATCTTCTTTTCCAACTTTTGCCATCACTTCTTCACGAAGTGCATCAACTTCTTTACCAAATGCTTCTATTTCTTCATTGTTTAATTTTTTACTAATTGTTCTCATTTTAATATCCTATGATAAATTCGTTTATAAAACGTGATTATGTTATAATTCTAATTCCAAATTAGATTCAGCTCTTGAAACACAAATTTGTATGTTCTCTTCACCTAACTGAGATTTTTCCCCATTTGATAAATCTGTAACTTCACCAGTTTGTTTTTTACAAACACATGTATGACAAATTCCCATTCTACAACCACTTTGAGGGTAAATTCCTTGTTCTTCTAATTCTTCTAAGATAGAACGTTCCCCTTTCACTTGGATGGTTTTGTGACTTAAGGTTAGAAACACATCGACAGTGCCTTCTTTTTTCACATTTGTTTGATTCTGACCTGGTAATAAAAAAAGTTCTGATTTTACAGGTAATCCTTCCAACAACGATAAGGCTTTTGTTTGCATCGGAGATGGACCACAAACATAAACGGAAGATGTTTTTAAATTCGAAACATGTTGGTCTAAAATTTCTTTGGACAAAAATCCAGATGAAAATCCTTCTTTAGGTATTTCTGAAAATATGTAGTGTATGGTTAACCAATTCGCGTCTTTTGCGATCGATTCTAATGAAGATTTCAAAATGATATCATCATAAGATCGAACAAAGTATAATAACTTTGCTTTCCCAGAATACTTAATTGCCTGTAATTCTTTTAAAATAGAATGAATGGGAGTGATTCCACTTCCACCAGCTAAGAATAACAACTCATTTGGAACATCTTTCGTGAGAACAAATTCTCCCGATGCTTCCCCTAACTCCAAAAGATCACCTGTTTTGATATTTTGATTGAGAAAGTTAGAAACAAGACCACCTTTCTGGCGTTTCACGGTGATGTGTAAGTATTTGTCTTTTGGATGAGAAGACAAAGAAAAAAATCTTGTGACCCTTCTGCCTCCAATTTCAACAGTTACAGGAACATGTTGCCCAGATTGAAAGCCTTTCCAAAGCCAATTTGGTTTTAAAACCAATGTTTTGGCATCGGAAGTTTCATCTATCACAGAAACAACTTTGGCTTTAATTGCCGTAACTGAAAATCTTGGGTTCAATTCCCCAAGGAAAAAATCGGCCCATTCTTTCGGTTGAAGGGATTGTATGAATTCCCGCGGTCCGTTGTAGATAAAAGGAAATGTTTTCATTTTCGCCTCGTTTTCGCATTTAAGTGAACAGGTGTTCACGGAGTTATTTAATAGTGTTAACTTACGACGTTAGCTATGTCAACCCAAAACTAGGAAAATTTCCTTGCTTTTGGAAAAAAAGTGAACGAATGTTTACTCAATTCTTTTCCCAAAATGAACAAACGAGACTCCCAAAAGCAAAAAACCCACTCAAACCTCTTGGAAAGTGCCCTCCAATTGATGGGAGAAGAGAAGGGATTGGGTGATTTGAGCCTAAGAGAGGTCACAGCTAACGCAGGCATTGTCCCTGCGGCCTTCTATAGGCATTTTAAGTCGATGGAAGAATTAGGCCTCCATTTGGTGGAGGAATGCAGTGACCGAATCCAAATGATCGTTGGAGATGCGAGGCTCAAAGGTGCTTACCGTTCGGCCCTTCAATTGACAATTGGTTATTTTTTTGATTATGTAACGAACAATCGTTCCTTATTTCGATTCATTGCAAGAGAAAGGACAGGCGGAAACCGTAAGATCCGAGAAAACATTCGAGAAGCAATGCGAATGATTGCCCGCGAATTGGCAAAAGATATGCGAATGCCAAAATTGATTTCCAAAGAAGATACCTCTTTTGCTTCAGAACTGATCGTGAGTATCTGTTTCCAAATGGCTTCAGACTATCTTGATTTGGAAACAAACGAACATTTAGAAATGAGAAAGATCAAAGTCCAAACGATCAAACAAGTCCGTCTCGTTTTTATCGGAACGATCCGCGGAAGAAAACACAAACATAGATAAATCCAAGATTAAAGTAAGTGAGGCGCAGAAATTTTTTAGATACAAAGTTGTATCTAAGTTTGAATGTTTATTCTTTATTTTGAATGGGAAAAGAGATAATGATATTCAATCCTTCGCCTTTTTTAGAAACGGAAGAAAAAACACCTTTTAATTGTGAAGTTAAACTGCGGATGAGTTCGTAACCGAAATGATTTCCTTTTTCAATGTTAACGGAATCTGGTAAACCAACTCCATCATCACCTACTGTTAAAAGTACGTTCTCACTCGATTTGGTTAATTGGACTCGAATATCTCCCCCTTTTTCATTAGGATATGCATATTTGAGTGCATTGGTGAGAAGTTCGTTTAAGATCAAACCCAAAGGCAAAGTACGTTTTAAATCCAAACGAATGTCTTCTAATTTTACATCAAATCTGATTTTACTTGGATTTAATACAAAGATATCATGCAAACTATATACCAAATCCTCAATGTATTTCCGAAGGTCTACTGATTCCAAATCTTCTGATTGGTATAAGTTTTCATAAACCTTTGACATTGACATGATGCGAGATTGTGCATTTAAAAATGATTGTTTTGCTAATTCATTTTCAACTTTGAAAGACTCGAGGTTGAGTAAACCAGAGATAATCGCGAGAGTATTTTTCACACGATGTTGTAATTCTTTTAATAAAACATCTTTTTCTTCTAGAGATTTTGCCAATCTCCCTTCAATATCTAAAATTTTACTCACATCCAAGTTAAACCAAAGTATGAATCTTTCTCCTGAGATTTCAATCGCCTGGCTAAAAACAAGAACTTCATGATGAACTCCATCAGAGTGGTGAACAGTCATCCTTTCCCCAGCGAGTCTTCCATTCTCTTTATAAACTTTATTCAGCTTTTGTATTTGTTCAGGATTACTCCATTCTTTAAAATCTTCCGTTTTTTTACCGATCACTTTTGATTTTTCAAATCGAAAGATTTTTTCCATGGCTGGATTTATATCAAGGTATGTTCCATCTTTAATTGTAGATATAGCCATCGCTATCGGACTCAATTGGAAAACTTTTGCATATAAACTTTCGCTATCTTTTGGAGGAACAAGAACTGGAGATTCCGGATTCTCACGAAAAACAATAACAATACCATTTAAATTTTTATTTGAATCCAAAATTGGAGAAATTGTTTCTGTAACATTAGTTTCACGCCCATTACTTGAAATGATGATTAAGTCATTTTTCCTTCTCGGTTCTAAAAATTTTTCAGAAGGATCATCAAAGGAATAGGAAACTCGCATTCTCGATTCTGCTTGGATTAAAAATAAAAAAGAAGACAAATCTTTGTTCATCACATCATTTTTGAGATAACCTAACATATCTAAAGCTTTTTGGTTAATTTCTCTAATGAAACCTTCAGGAGTTAAAACAATCAGTCCATCTCCCATAGCTTCAAAAGTGATTCTCAATTCTTTTTCTCTAAATGCCAAACTTTGTTCCGCTGCATGTAGCTTCAAAGCGGACTTTATCATACATTCTACAATGTCTGGACTTGAAATTTTTGGAATAAAACCATAATGTTTTAAGTCAGCGACTCGATTCAAAATCTTTTGGTCTGAGTAACCACTCACAAATAAAATGGGAATCTCTTTGATTTCTAAAATTTTTTTTGCCAATTGGATACCATCTAACGTATCGGAAAGATTGATATCCATTAAAATCAAATCAACTCGATCATCCGAAGAGATACATTCAATAGCATCCTCTGAATTGGACACGTGTTCTACGGAGTAACCTTTGATTTTGAGAAATTCAGCTTGGGAAACCGCAAGGATTGCTTCATCCTCAACAAGTAAAATTTGACCTAAACTATGTTTGATTTCGGTAGTTGGCATTTTGGCAGCTGATTCTACCGAAGATTAAAATTAGGCTTTGGAATTGCAATGAAATATAGGCCAAAAAAAATTCAAAAAAAAACAAACGATATGCAATAAAATATATTACAAAAAATCGACAAGTTAATGAGAAATCACTTCACTTATTTCGTTAGGTGCCAAGTATTCGATTGCTATTTAACTCAAACGTTTGTTTGTTTGTTAAATCATTACAAAGCGAAACGGAGTTTCATTTGAAATTTAAGATTATTTTTTTCTTCAGTTTACTATTTTTTTGCAAATGTACAGGGTTTAACTTGTTATACGAAACATCTGCCAATGGGAATACCAATCCCACCCGGGAGTATGCAACCACTGCCCCACTGTGGAAGGGTGGATTTTTTTACCATCGGAATACGACGCCAGGACCCATCGGTATTGGTGCTGAGCCAAAAGCAGAAGGAAAAGCGTGTAGCAATTCCTATTTAGGATTGTTCTCTTTTGGCAATTCCCGAATCGAAACTGCCAAAAAAAATGGAAACATCCAAAAAGTAGCCTTTGTTGATTACGAAAACACAGGGGTTTTTGCTGGGTTTATTTACCACCAATTCTGCACCATCGTCAAAGGTTCCAACTAATGAAATCATTAAAAAGACATAATATTCTATTTTACATAACAATTGTACTCTTAACATTCCTTTCGACTAGTTGTGCCGTT
The sequence above is a segment of the Leptospira sp. WS39.C2 genome. Coding sequences within it:
- a CDS encoding dienelactone hydrolase family protein; its protein translation is MKLFLSILVTLFVLQCSSMPTAELPVKSTITGTPLEYKLDGKTYEGYLALDSKITGKRPGILVIHEWWGVNDYPKQRAKQLADMGYVAFVMDVYGKGILAKDHVEAGKLSSANGDPKILLKKIYKAIEILKSNPNVDVNQIGAIGYCFGGGGVIELALDGADLKGGVVSFHGFLGSKNLATGVKKIKTKVLVHHGADDPFIPKNSVETFVKTISDAKAPVTFVSHPGAVHGFTRPGSEKHGLPGLSYNQKADYASFESMKDFFANNFK
- a CDS encoding acyl-CoA dehydrogenase family protein, whose product is MIQNNYFLSNEDLKEHFYELIDWNEIVPIYENQFADVKLFESTKNPKLEMAPSSVEEATSYYEEILKSCGEISGMYVSQVASTVDSKGLKFENGEVSHPKEMVDVIQMYHDAGLGPAAFKRKYGGLGVPSIIKAMIAEIMYRSDSSITIAVGSMGLAAILEVCATEDMKNEWIPKLISGNYTVTMGLSEPDYGSDLPNITTKATKKGEEWFLNGTKRFQTVACGINGSPGITLTLARTGTQESGARGLSFFIVENKEYQIQGIEKKLGIKASATCETVFENSKGYLVGKEGFGLVKYVMGMLNGARLSVSSQGTGIVTAAFEEAIKYAKERNQFGKPIYEIPAVRRLLDRMERELAGMRCLMVEAAYSVDKYYWYEDGREVSSEESKTAKFWEKVANTLTPISKYYNSEMCNDLVYDGLQVLGGAGYTEDYDLSRLYRDARITNIYDGTTQIQVNAAIGGVISGMSETGTFRAYLDHLSKGSEGNQSLKEIRNVFESVVDTFKSIKEQNIKEAFSFEVVESAARVVIGYLMERSKNKSISRKELRTKWCKDFHNDSFAILSANLIKLKKT
- a CDS encoding fatty acid desaturase — translated: MRTISKKLNNEEIEAFGKEVDALREEVMAKVGKEDADHIRSIYKTYRYTEFLGRGLIHFSFEPISFVAGTLLLSISKIINNMELGHNVLHGQYDWMNDPRFNSRTFEWDIVCNAHQWKFYHNYMHHTYTNVLNKDHDYGYNFTRLTEAQKWKPVHLTQPFTNMFLAMNFQWGIGAHGYRVEYLETPKKLRKKKTLKDYKALFFKKIESQILKDYVLFPALALLNFPKVILGNLIANLIRNLWTYAVIFCGHFTENAESFTTDEIVGETKAQWYLRQLKGSSNLDGNNLFYTMTGHLSHQIEHHMFPDMPAKRYREVAPRLKEICAKYGQHYNTGSFLKQFGSVWKRIIAYSFPDHIATKFMGKRKKFLEPTMVISQPSFQVSLSTEEKTVTLT
- a CDS encoding flavin reductase family protein gives rise to the protein MKTFPFIYNGPREFIQSLQPKEWADFFLGELNPRFSVTAIKAKVVSVIDETSDAKTLVLKPNWLWKGFQSGQHVPVTVEIGGRRVTRFFSLSSHPKDKYLHITVKRQKGGLVSNFLNQNIKTGDLLELGEASGEFVLTKDVPNELLFLAGGSGITPIHSILKELQAIKYSGKAKLLYFVRSYDDIILKSSLESIAKDANWLTIHYIFSEIPKEGFSSGFLSKEILDQHVSNLKTSSVYVCGPSPMQTKALSLLEGLPVKSELFLLPGQNQTNVKKEGTVDVFLTLSHKTIQVKGERSILEELEEQGIYPQSGCRMGICHTCVCKKQTGEVTDLSNGEKSQLGEENIQICVSRAESNLELEL
- a CDS encoding TetR family transcriptional regulator, whose product is MNECLLNSFPKMNKRDSQKQKTHSNLLESALQLMGEEKGLGDLSLREVTANAGIVPAAFYRHFKSMEELGLHLVEECSDRIQMIVGDARLKGAYRSALQLTIGYFFDYVTNNRSLFRFIARERTGGNRKIRENIREAMRMIARELAKDMRMPKLISKEDTSFASELIVSICFQMASDYLDLETNEHLEMRKIKVQTIKQVRLVFIGTIRGRKHKHR
- a CDS encoding PAS domain S-box protein, producing MPTTEIKHSLGQILLVEDEAILAVSQAEFLKIKGYSVEHVSNSEDAIECISSDDRVDLILMDINLSDTLDGIQLAKKILEIKEIPILFVSGYSDQKILNRVADLKHYGFIPKISSPDIVECMIKSALKLHAAEQSLAFREKELRITFEAMGDGLIVLTPEGFIREINQKALDMLGYLKNDVMNKDLSSFLFLIQAESRMRVSYSFDDPSEKFLEPRRKNDLIIISSNGRETNVTETISPILDSNKNLNGIVIVFRENPESPVLVPPKDSESLYAKVFQLSPIAMAISTIKDGTYLDINPAMEKIFRFEKSKVIGKKTEDFKEWSNPEQIQKLNKVYKENGRLAGERMTVHHSDGVHHEVLVFSQAIEISGERFILWFNLDVSKILDIEGRLAKSLEEKDVLLKELQHRVKNTLAIISGLLNLESFKVENELAKQSFLNAQSRIMSMSKVYENLYQSEDLESVDLRKYIEDLVYSLHDIFVLNPSKIRFDVKLEDIRLDLKRTLPLGLILNELLTNALKYAYPNEKGGDIRVQLTKSSENVLLTVGDDGVGLPDSVNIEKGNHFGYELIRSLTSQLKGVFSSVSKKGEGLNIIISFPIQNKE
- a CDS encoding TRL-like family protein; protein product: MKFKIIFFFSLLFFCKCTGFNLLYETSANGNTNPTREYATTAPLWKGGFFYHRNTTPGPIGIGAEPKAEGKACSNSYLGLFSFGNSRIETAKKNGNIQKVAFVDYENTGVFAGFIYHQFCTIVKGSN